From the Paenibacillus sp. MMS20-IR301 genome, the window GCCAGCTGTTCCGGATGCTGTTCCTGGCGCCTGAGCGCGACGACGATGATCTGGTTGAGCCGGCACAGCTGTATCACGGTTATGCAGAGCTGTTCGAGGAGATCAAGACCCGTTCCCCGCTGCCGGCGGAAGGACAGGCGCTCCGCGGGAATCCCAGGGAATACTTGTGGAAATCCGACAACGGACTGAGGTCATCCATGGAGGGCATGATGAAGCGGCTCAGCCATCTGACGAGATCACAGCGTGATGCGGTACAGAATATGCTGCTGATTGCGGCGATATCCGTGCAGACCTGTTATTTTCAGGCGATGGCGCGGCAATATTTCAATGCGGTGTTATTCCTTGATTTTTGAACCGCAGGATTCTAGAATGTGTAAGAGAAACTAGTCTTGCCGCGTGCGGGATTAGCCGGAATCAGGGAAGAGGTGCTTAAGCGGGATGGGCGGAATGACGCTGATGAGGAATCCGAAGCAAAGAAAGCTGCTGTTTAGTGCAGGTCTCAGCTGGATGTTTGATGCGATGGATGTAGGGATGATCTCTTTTGTTGTGGCTGCGCTGGCGAAGGAATGGGCGCTCGGTCCGGAAAAGATCGGATATTTAACAAGTATTAATTCCGTAGGGATGGCTGTCGGAGCAGCAGCGGCGGGAATACTCGCGGACCGCTTCGGCCGCAAATCCGTGCTGCTGTGGACACTGCTGATTTTCTCGATTGCCAGCGGCCTGTCGGCATTCGCTGCAGGATATGTAATGCTGAGTGTACTGCGCTTCATCGCCGGCTTCGGGCTGGGCGGAGAGCTGCCGGTAGCCTCAACGCTGGTGTCGGAGAGCATGCCGGTCAAAGAGAGAGGACGGGCTGTCGTGCTACTGGAGAGCTTCTGGGCACTTGGCTGGATTCTGTCGGCGCTGATTGCTTACTTCGTCATTCCGGATTACGGCTGGCGGATCGCTTTTGCCATCGGTGCTGTACCGGCACTCTATGCGCTGTATCTGCGCAAGGCGATTGATGACTCGCCGAAGTTCGCCGAGATTAAGAAGGCAACGGCGGTATCCCTGCGGAATCGTATTGCCGCAGTCTGGTCCCCGGAATACCGCCGTTCGACCATAATGCTGTGGATTCTCTGGTTCACAGTTGTGTTCTCCTACTACGGAATGTTCCTGTGGCTGCCGACAGTCATGGTGCTTAAAGGCTTCAGTCTGGTCCGCAGCTTTGAATATGTGCTGATCATGACGCTCGCTCAGCTGCCGGGTTATTTCACCGCTGCTTACTTCATCGAGAAGTTCGGCCGCAAGTTCGTGCTTGTCATCTATCTGCTGCTGACTGCAGTCAGCGCAGCCTGGTTCGGCAATTCCACGACGGAGGGGATGCTGATGGCCGCCGGTATCTGCTTGTCCTTCTTCAATCTGGGTGCCTGGGGCGGCATGTATGCCTACACGCCTGAGCTGTATCCGACAGCCGTCCGTTCAACAGGTGCGGGTCTTGCCACCTCCTTTGGCCGGATTGGCGGGATTATTGCACCAACGCTTGTCGGCATAATGGTCGGCAAATCGGTGGCGATCGGGTCCATCTTCATGCTGTTCTTCGTAACCATAGTAATCGGTGCAGCTGCCGTTCTGTTCCTTGGGAAGGAAACGAAGGGGATGGAGCTGCAGTAGGGCGGATCGCTTATTTCTATCCGCTATATACAATGAGGCTGTCTCTAAGTAGGAGCTCTACTTACTTGAGGCAGCTTCTTTTCAATTTCAAGGCCTGCTTTCGCTATTGCGGCTCATAGGGGAACTATAGTATATTCATAAAAGAGACGCAAACGAACGTTCCCGTCATCTGCCTGAGTGCAGCGGGATACGCACATTCAAGATCTTGAGGTGCAAGCCAGAGCCCCACATTGTGGGGTTGATTTTCGGGGTCCCCGCAAAGTACCTGAGTAATCCTCGAAGCTAAAGCCCCACATTGTGGGGTTATTTTATATGGAGTAAGTCTAGGCCTGTGTCTGCGTGATTGCCCCGTAGGGCCAATAGGATATGATATAATGGTGAGAATTATTACGGCACACTAATGGAGCGGGTAAGTATGGCTAAAGACAGGCAGGGCCTGCATTTCTCCGAGCTGGT encodes:
- a CDS encoding MFS transporter, producing the protein MGGMTLMRNPKQRKLLFSAGLSWMFDAMDVGMISFVVAALAKEWALGPEKIGYLTSINSVGMAVGAAAAGILADRFGRKSVLLWTLLIFSIASGLSAFAAGYVMLSVLRFIAGFGLGGELPVASTLVSESMPVKERGRAVVLLESFWALGWILSALIAYFVIPDYGWRIAFAIGAVPALYALYLRKAIDDSPKFAEIKKATAVSLRNRIAAVWSPEYRRSTIMLWILWFTVVFSYYGMFLWLPTVMVLKGFSLVRSFEYVLIMTLAQLPGYFTAAYFIEKFGRKFVLVIYLLLTAVSAAWFGNSTTEGMLMAAGICLSFFNLGAWGGMYAYTPELYPTAVRSTGAGLATSFGRIGGIIAPTLVGIMVGKSVAIGSIFMLFFVTIVIGAAAVLFLGKETKGMELQ